A single Pseudoalteromonas phenolica DNA region contains:
- a CDS encoding S41 family peptidase, with protein MLRKKLTIFCYLILIGLIYLIATGRSISISLYDAEAANDNKVLTREEIDADISQFLSNLRALHPYSDNFVSTEQIERKSQQLKNEVCPDTCTIRDLKMITLKLIHFIGTDHLFLSGFKKSLPFELHKVSHNEFKLLLDSGEILRNIKYLNGMSVEKVWFDLEELTPRLNANLEDSYISAHSKHMLPLLLDNNAIEVTATSAKHTFLASKANSSSSILMSENDDSLYVKISLMSKLDPQMLFNEFNKLSKQHLVLDLRGNRGGSVAKTAKLFEFLTTKHGFKHISPYENRLIKLSKELTELNRSSSPFWFLSSAFLECGFKDAYFYKEVKPKLSAICENVETRTRVNKIQTSPQIYIVIDGGTASSAAIFAGQMKRTGKARIFGSVAYGNALRNYGNSKLITLNYSQLVVGIPTTYTYRDLSPDIWPTSQYHGVSPHTYCLKSACLDLVNEEIYKSSVDL; from the coding sequence ATGCTTAGAAAGAAACTGACTATTTTCTGTTACCTAATATTAATTGGTTTAATTTATTTAATCGCGACAGGGAGAAGCATCAGCATTAGTTTATACGACGCTGAAGCGGCCAACGATAACAAGGTGCTGACTAGAGAAGAGATTGACGCTGATATTAGCCAGTTTCTTTCAAATTTAAGGGCGTTACATCCGTATTCCGACAACTTTGTCTCTACTGAACAAATCGAACGTAAGTCTCAACAATTGAAGAATGAAGTGTGCCCAGATACTTGCACGATACGAGATCTGAAAATGATTACCCTAAAGCTCATTCATTTTATTGGTACCGATCACTTATTCTTGAGTGGCTTTAAAAAGTCGCTGCCATTTGAGCTGCATAAAGTGTCGCATAACGAGTTCAAATTATTGTTAGATTCGGGAGAGATACTTAGAAATATAAAATACTTAAATGGTATGTCTGTAGAGAAAGTTTGGTTTGACTTAGAGGAGTTAACCCCGCGGCTTAATGCCAATTTAGAAGATAGCTACATCAGTGCTCATTCTAAACATATGCTGCCGTTGTTATTAGATAATAATGCCATAGAGGTAACAGCGACATCTGCAAAGCATACTTTTCTAGCCTCAAAAGCAAATTCATCTTCATCAATATTAATGAGTGAAAATGATGACTCTTTGTATGTAAAAATCTCGTTGATGTCAAAGCTCGATCCCCAAATGTTATTCAATGAATTTAACAAGCTTTCAAAACAACATTTGGTTTTAGATCTGAGAGGAAACAGAGGAGGAAGTGTTGCAAAAACAGCCAAACTATTCGAGTTTTTAACTACGAAACATGGTTTTAAACATATATCGCCATACGAAAATCGATTAATAAAATTAAGTAAAGAACTGACTGAGCTGAATAGAAGTAGCTCGCCATTTTGGTTCTTAAGTAGTGCTTTCTTAGAATGTGGCTTTAAAGACGCTTATTTTTATAAAGAAGTTAAGCCAAAATTGAGCGCTATTTGTGAAAATGTAGAAACGCGAACGCGGGTTAATAAGATTCAAACTTCGCCGCAAATATATATTGTGATTGATGGTGGTACAGCGTCGTCGGCTGCCATTTTTGCAGGGCAAATGAAGCGGACAGGAAAGGCGAGAATATTTGGCTCTGTTGCATATGGTAATGCCCTCAGAAACTATGGTAACTCTAAACTTATTACGCTTAATTATTCTCAACTAGTAGTTGGCATACCAACCACCTATACATACAGAGACCTAAGCCCGGATATTTGGCCTACTAGTCAGTATCATGGGGTCTCACCGCATACTTATTGCCTCAAATCAGCTTGCCTTGATTTGGTTAATGAAGAAATTTATAAAAGTTCGGTGGATTTATAA